In the Solibacillus sp. FSL K6-1523 genome, one interval contains:
- a CDS encoding DNA polymerase IV has product MAGRVIFHVDMNSFYASVEQAHDPSLKGKPIAIAGNVKERRGIIVTSSYEARAHGIYTTMTVGEAMRKCPQLLLLPPDFAKYRVASAAIFTILRSYTDLVEPVSIDEGYLDVTERSKTQHPVKIAEEIQQRIITELDLPCSIGIAPNKFLAKTASDMKKPLGITVLRKREIQQLLWPQKVIEMHGIGESTAKKLATFGILTIGDLANADERMLQNKLGKNGVRLKNRANGIDERNVDPNSIYDTKSVGNSTTLPRDETEYYILKETFEKLSRSVAERLKAKYLVGTTVSIQIRNFEWKNQTRSKSVRNALQNADAIFDIAWKLFTQNWDETPVRLVGITVSNVVDQAETTQQLNIFNFEQHAKDEPIVELVQSIEKKFGKGSLQRGVRAKKSSYASKTSFSKDFLEDHKQDL; this is encoded by the coding sequence GTGGCGGGAAGGGTTATTTTTCATGTGGATATGAATAGTTTTTATGCGTCTGTTGAACAAGCACATGATCCGAGCTTAAAAGGAAAACCGATTGCGATTGCAGGGAATGTGAAAGAGCGTCGAGGGATTATTGTAACGAGCTCATATGAGGCAAGGGCGCATGGGATTTATACAACAATGACGGTTGGAGAAGCAATGAGAAAATGTCCACAGTTGCTATTATTACCACCCGATTTTGCTAAGTACCGGGTCGCAAGTGCGGCAATATTTACGATTTTACGAAGCTATACAGATTTAGTTGAACCTGTTTCGATTGATGAAGGTTACTTAGATGTTACCGAACGTTCGAAAACACAGCATCCTGTGAAAATTGCTGAGGAAATCCAGCAACGCATAATAACTGAACTAGATTTACCTTGTTCGATTGGCATTGCACCGAATAAGTTTTTAGCGAAAACCGCATCGGACATGAAAAAGCCACTCGGAATTACCGTACTGCGGAAGCGTGAAATCCAACAATTGTTATGGCCGCAAAAAGTGATTGAAATGCATGGTATTGGGGAAAGTACTGCTAAAAAATTAGCAACATTTGGGATTTTGACAATAGGCGATTTGGCAAATGCGGATGAACGGATGCTTCAAAACAAATTAGGGAAGAATGGGGTGCGCTTAAAAAATAGAGCGAACGGGATAGACGAGCGAAATGTCGATCCCAATTCGATTTATGATACGAAAAGTGTGGGCAATTCCACGACATTACCAAGGGATGAAACCGAATATTACATTTTGAAAGAGACGTTTGAAAAATTAAGTCGCAGTGTAGCAGAGCGTTTAAAGGCGAAATATTTAGTTGGTACAACGGTCAGTATTCAAATTCGTAATTTTGAATGGAAAAATCAAACACGGAGCAAATCGGTTCGAAATGCGCTTCAAAATGCGGATGCGATTTTTGATATTGCTTGGAAACTATTTACCCAAAATTGGGATGAAACTCCGGTAAGGCTCGTGGGGATTACCGTATCAAATGTTGTTGATCAAGCAGAAACGACGCAGCAATTGAATATATTTAACTTTGAACAGCATGCGAAAGACGAACCGATTGTTGAACTTGTTCAGTCAATCGAAAAGAAGTTTGGGAAAGGGAGTTTACAAAGGGGAGTACGCGCAAAAAAATCAAGTTATGCTTCTAAAACAAGCTTCAGTAAAGACTTTTTGGAAGATCATAAGCAAGATTTATAA